A single region of the Polyodon spathula isolate WHYD16114869_AA chromosome 12, ASM1765450v1, whole genome shotgun sequence genome encodes:
- the LOC121324809 gene encoding polycomb complex protein BMI-1-like isoform X1 — translation MWANAGTENVANGLRSAKLDKMHGTTRIKITELNPHLMCALCGGYFIDATTIVECLHSFCKTCIVGYLETNKYCPMCDVQVHKTRPLHSIRSDKTLQDIVYKLVPGLFKDEMKRRRDFYAANPTADAANSSNEDRGEVREEEKRIITDDEIISLSIEFHEGNTNEKKVVKETQEAVKEKVNSKRFLRCPAAMTVMHLSKFLRSKMDIPSNYRIEVLYEDEPLKDYYTLMDIAYIYTWRRNGPLPLKYTVQPTCKRIKLSQQQAASNSDGMNTSGNSESDSVSDKANSPATVPSTSSPLPSPGAHSNRTSPSPSGAASTPPTSSSAPPTLLNGTSSCRQLSPSAGRVRKVTVNGAGAGTGTASPLT, via the exons ATGTGGGCAAATGCAGGAACGGAAAACGTGGCAAATGGCTTAAG ATCCGCCAAGCTGGATAAAATGCATGGAACCACCCGGATTAAAATCACGGAGTTGAACCCACATCTCATGTGTGCCCTGTGCGGAGGATACTTCATCGATGCCACGACCATCGTGGAGTGTCTGCACTCAT TTTGTAAAACATGCATCGTTGGTTACTTGGAGACTAACAAATACTGCCCAATGTGCGACGTTCAAGTGCACAAAACAAGACCGCTTCACAGTATCAG atctGATAAAACCTTGCAAGACATAGTCTACAAGCTTGTCCCGGGGCTTTTCAAAG ATGAGATGAAGAGGAGGCGAGACTTCTATGCAGCTAATCCCACAGCGGATG CTGCCAACAGTTCGAATGAAGACCGAGGGGAGGTCAGGGAGGAGGAGAAGAGAATCATCACAGATGACGAGATCATCAGCCTGTCCATTGAGTTTCATGAAGGCAACAC aaatgaaaagaaGGTTGTGAAGGAAACACAAGAGGCAGTAAAAGAAAAG GTGAATAGCAAGCGGTTTCTTCGGTGCCCGGCTGCCATGACTGTGATGCATCTCTCCAAGTTCCTGCGCAGCAAAATGGATATTCCCAGCAATTACAGA ATCGAGGTGTTATACGAGGACGAGCCTTTGAAAGACTACTACACACTTATGGACATTGCATACATTTACACATGGAGACGG AACGGCCCTCTTCCTCTCAAGTACACAGTGCAGCCCACCTGCAAGAGGATAAAGCTGTCCCAGCAGCAAGCGGCCAGCAACTCCGACGGCATGAACACCAGCGGCAACTCGGAGAGCGACTCCGTCAGCGACAAAGCCAACAGCCCCGCCACCGTGCCctccacctcctcccctctgCCCAGCCCTGGGGCGCACAGCAACCGGACCTCCCCCAGCCCCTCCGGAGCCGCCTCCACACCCCCCACCAGCAGCTCCGCCCCCCCCACGCTCCTCAACGGCACCTCCAGCTGCCGGCAGCTCTCTCCCTCGGCGGGGCGCGTCCGCAAAGTGACTGTCAATGGAGCAGGAGCGGGAACAGGAACGGCATCACCCCTGACCTAA
- the LOC121324809 gene encoding polycomb complex protein BMI-1-like isoform X2: MHGTTRIKITELNPHLMCALCGGYFIDATTIVECLHSFCKTCIVGYLETNKYCPMCDVQVHKTRPLHSIRSDKTLQDIVYKLVPGLFKDEMKRRRDFYAANPTADAANSSNEDRGEVREEEKRIITDDEIISLSIEFHEGNTNEKKVVKETQEAVKEKVNSKRFLRCPAAMTVMHLSKFLRSKMDIPSNYRIEVLYEDEPLKDYYTLMDIAYIYTWRRNGPLPLKYTVQPTCKRIKLSQQQAASNSDGMNTSGNSESDSVSDKANSPATVPSTSSPLPSPGAHSNRTSPSPSGAASTPPTSSSAPPTLLNGTSSCRQLSPSAGRVRKVTVNGAGAGTGTASPLT; encoded by the exons ATGCATGGAACCACCCGGATTAAAATCACGGAGTTGAACCCACATCTCATGTGTGCCCTGTGCGGAGGATACTTCATCGATGCCACGACCATCGTGGAGTGTCTGCACTCAT TTTGTAAAACATGCATCGTTGGTTACTTGGAGACTAACAAATACTGCCCAATGTGCGACGTTCAAGTGCACAAAACAAGACCGCTTCACAGTATCAG atctGATAAAACCTTGCAAGACATAGTCTACAAGCTTGTCCCGGGGCTTTTCAAAG ATGAGATGAAGAGGAGGCGAGACTTCTATGCAGCTAATCCCACAGCGGATG CTGCCAACAGTTCGAATGAAGACCGAGGGGAGGTCAGGGAGGAGGAGAAGAGAATCATCACAGATGACGAGATCATCAGCCTGTCCATTGAGTTTCATGAAGGCAACAC aaatgaaaagaaGGTTGTGAAGGAAACACAAGAGGCAGTAAAAGAAAAG GTGAATAGCAAGCGGTTTCTTCGGTGCCCGGCTGCCATGACTGTGATGCATCTCTCCAAGTTCCTGCGCAGCAAAATGGATATTCCCAGCAATTACAGA ATCGAGGTGTTATACGAGGACGAGCCTTTGAAAGACTACTACACACTTATGGACATTGCATACATTTACACATGGAGACGG AACGGCCCTCTTCCTCTCAAGTACACAGTGCAGCCCACCTGCAAGAGGATAAAGCTGTCCCAGCAGCAAGCGGCCAGCAACTCCGACGGCATGAACACCAGCGGCAACTCGGAGAGCGACTCCGTCAGCGACAAAGCCAACAGCCCCGCCACCGTGCCctccacctcctcccctctgCCCAGCCCTGGGGCGCACAGCAACCGGACCTCCCCCAGCCCCTCCGGAGCCGCCTCCACACCCCCCACCAGCAGCTCCGCCCCCCCCACGCTCCTCAACGGCACCTCCAGCTGCCGGCAGCTCTCTCCCTCGGCGGGGCGCGTCCGCAAAGTGACTGTCAATGGAGCAGGAGCGGGAACAGGAACGGCATCACCCCTGACCTAA